The Quercus robur chromosome 3, dhQueRobu3.1, whole genome shotgun sequence DNA segment TCAATAACCCCTACAAGGGGTGGGAAAGGGTTCCCCCTTTGCCGGGTATCTTGCCCTACAACTCTGTCCCCCGAGTCTAGCAGAAAATCCTTTGAGTGCCTAGTCTTGACTAGTTGCCTGAGGTGATCCTTTAATACCCAACATTGTTCGGTGGTATGACCCTTGTCTCGATGATAAGTGCAGTACAGATTCCAATTCCTTTTGGATGGGTCCTCtcccatcttgttcggccatagAAAATATGGCTCGTGTTTGATCCAGTCAAGAATCCTGTGTACCAGTTCCTTAAACGTTATGTTCACTTCTCCCATTTGTGCGGCTGACTCTTGAATCGCCAAACCCCCACGAGGCCTGAGCGGGAAACTTGTTTGCCGGGGACGATTTATCATCGGCGCTTTACCTTTGCCCTGCAGTCGATCATCTTCTAATCGTTTGTATTCCTCGATGCATCTCATAAGCTGCCGCATGCCTTCGAGAGGCTTCTTGGTTAACGACTCTCGTAGTCCGGAATCCTCTGGCAACCCCATCCTAAATGTGCTTGCTGCGACCCTTTCGTTATCCCCGTCTATCACATTGTATAGCTCCCAATACCGGCTGGCGTAACTACAGAGGGTCTCTCCCGCCCTCATTTTCATTGAGAGAAGTGCGTCTACTGGCTGAGGTACTCGGTTGCACGTCACAAACCGAAcgccgaactcctgaatcagctcaAAGAAACTATGTATGGATCCTTTCCGTAACCCGTTAAACCACCTCAAAGCAGTTGGTCCCAAACTTGAAGGAAATACCTTACACATGAGCGCATCATTATGAGTATGCAAAGACATCATCTGAATAAAATGGCTGACGTGTTCTACCGGATCAATCTTCCCATCATAGCAGTTGAACAGTGGACGGGAAAACCTGTCTGGCATTTCGGCTCGCTCGATTTCGTTTGAAAACGGGGATCGAGCTACTTTTCGCAGAGCGTGACTCATGGCATCCATGGCAGCATTCTGAGGTCGCCTTTCTTCCGGGGAGAGTGAGTCTCTCACTTGATCTTCCCAAGAATGTGAATGGTCTCGGCGTTGCCCCAATTCCCGGGAGGGAGACCGGTTCCTATTTCGTCGAGACCCTCTCGAGTGCGAGCGGTCTTGGTACCGATGGGATTCCCGGGAATGTGAACGACTTCGCCGTAGTCGAGGTCCAAACTGATTGGATCCCTCTCCATATCTATTTTCCCCAATCCCGACCTCTTGTTGCAGGTCATTTCTGTCTCCTCTCCGGTGCCTACCTCTCACCTTCAACTCCAAACCCCTGACTAGTCTGTGGAGCCGTTCGAGCTCTTCATCCCACTCCTCCCTTTGCCTATGTCCCATAGCACCAGAAACCGTCCGTTGGGTTTAGTACGACCCCCCTCCTGTGCCGGACATCTCTTCTTGTTGGTCGTGCCCCCTATCTTCTCGTTCTTTCTGTCTGCGCTCTCGTCAACTTGACCCCCGGGAAGACCCTACGGATCCAGTTCCCGCATGGTCCCCCGAATGCCTTTCAGACATTTTCCCTGAGCTTGAGTCCCTCTTGAACTACAACGTCATAGGAGAGCCCCACGATGGGCGCCAATTGTACGCTCCAAAGACGGGCTTGCTGGGCCAAACCACtatttgggctcacaatttatttatctgGTGGGTCTGGGTATCCTACCTTGGGTTGTTCTAGGCTAAGGGACCCAATGagatcacttttctctctttctcaacgtTGTCTTCTTCTTAGATCCTTtcctgctctctctctctctctctctcttttctttcctcaaaATTGCATCCCCTTCCTATTCATTcgtttctcctatttatagcctttGTTAATGGGGTGATCATCATTATCTTCTTCCTTAGTGCAAAGAAAGGTCCAATGTTGATGAACTTAAGTGGAATTTTAGGTACGAGTGGCTTTGGGAACGGTTCCCACTTCAGTAAATGTGTTCGGCAGCGGAGTTTCCTAAGGTTCTACTGAGCACTTAAATGGTGATGTGATCGGGCAATGTGACCGAGCATGTATATAGTGCCTGGAAATGGTTTCCCGAGCAGCCTGTGAGCAGGGCGTACGCAGTCCACTTTTTAAGTATCTAGACAACACTCAGTTCAGATTGGTAGTTATTGTGGGTTTGGGCCGGGGCTTTTGTTGATGTGAAGGTTGGACCCCTGGCCCATATGATTGATTCATggtccaaggcccaatatgAACTTGGACGTTAGGTGCCGTACATCTttatattgaatgtgaattttgaaaatttaactgttggattggatgttcttattatatcattcatgtttgcaaaatttcaataagatcaaagatcaattgctatgtcattaaataaatgttaaaatttcaaatttttgtgatctaaaattgtgtataaaaaataattttattgaccGCATAGAAAATAACatcaaatttgaataaaatttgatatgtatgttaaggacaaaagaaacataaaattcacgggcaaattttcaaaattcacacgaaaaatatataaatgagaaatttgaagagtttctctccaaactagttagGAGAAAAACCCTTCAAACTCCTCATATATCTTTATGctaaatgtaaattttgaaaatctaaccattggattAGATGAtcttattatatccttcatgtttgcaaaatttcaataagatcAATGATCAATTGCTatatcatcaaacaaatgttaaaatttcaaatttttgtgatctaaaattgtgtataaaaaaaaaaaggtttattgtTCGTATAGAAAGTAACAtccaatttgaatgaaatttcataTGCATGTTAAAGacataaggaacatgaaattcaaaagtcagattgtcaaaattcacacctaaaaaaatatatatataagaagtttgaaaagtttatcTCCAAATTAATTTCAAAAGGAACTTtgttcaacaacaacaatatacCATCTATTGATGACTCTATATACAGTTTAAAAGTTCTTTCTTACtctagtatttatttttatttatttatttttgggtagtGAAGGAGCTTCATTAATTGAAGAACAAGAGAGGTTTCAGGATAGCGCCTTTTAATGTACAACCAAACCTAGTCCGATATAATTCTAGAAAATTAACCAAGTCCACATGCGGACTTTCATACAAAATTAAATCTTCGTCTTGATCCTTGACCAAGGGAAATGGGAAACTAACTATTTGCACTCATTCAAAATAGAAGAAATAGTATTGTTAGAGGACTGGGGAGAGTTTAACAGGTTGACTATAGCTTTAGTATCTACTTCTATCTCAACAGCAGAAAAAGAAAgctttt contains these protein-coding regions:
- the LOC126719428 gene encoding uncharacterized protein LOC126719428, with the protein product MGHRQREEWDEELERLHRLVRGLELKVRGRHRRGDRNDLQQEVGIGENRYGEGSNQFGPRLRRSRSHSRESHRYQDRSHSRGSRRNRNRSPSRELGQRRDHSHSWEDQVRDSLSPEERRPQNAAMDAMSHALRKVARSPFSNEIERAEMPDRFSRPLFNCYDGKIDPVEHVSHFIQMMSLHTHNDALMCKVFPSSLGPTALRWFNGLRKGSIHSFFELIQEFGVRFVTCNRVPQPVDALLSMKMRAGETLCSYASRYWELYNVIDGDNERVAASTFRMGLPEDSGLRESLTKKPLEGMRQLMRCIEEYKRLEDDRLQGKGKAPMINRPRQTSFPLRPRGGLAIQESAAQMGEVNITFKELVHRILDWIKHEPYFLWPNKMGEDPSKRNWNLYCTYHRDKGHTTEQCWVLKDHLRQLVKTRHSKDFLLDSGDRVVGQDTRQRGNPFPPLVGVIEVIYVVPEKLIVGMRKGVLTVVLVEGNPDLQSPGKKMKFAREPVSFDDDDLEGTIQPHDNALVVTA